The following are encoded together in the Oceanobacillus zhaokaii genome:
- the rimM gene encoding ribosome maturation factor RimM (Essential for efficient processing of 16S rRNA) produces MAGQMFNIGKIVNTHGIRGEIKVLRITDFEERFAVGEKVYIAKENGTLLELTIDGHRMHKGFDLIHFEGYNNINDVEHFKGSKLQIAEEQQKELDEHEFYYHEIIGCEVLTISGDKLGVIKEILSPGANDVWVVKQEKGKDLLIPYIEEVVKEIDVETKKIVIEPMEGLLD; encoded by the coding sequence ATGGCAGGACAAATGTTTAATATCGGTAAGATTGTAAATACACATGGTATCCGAGGCGAGATTAAGGTACTTCGCATCACTGATTTTGAAGAACGCTTTGCTGTAGGGGAAAAGGTGTATATCGCAAAGGAAAACGGAACTCTTTTAGAATTAACCATTGATGGACATCGCATGCATAAAGGCTTCGATCTTATTCATTTTGAAGGATATAATAATATTAATGATGTAGAGCATTTTAAAGGATCTAAGCTACAGATAGCAGAAGAACAGCAAAAAGAACTGGACGAGCATGAATTCTATTATCATGAGATTATTGGCTGTGAAGTTCTTACAATAAGTGGTGATAAACTTGGTGTAATTAAAGAAATACTGTCACCAGGTGCGAATGACGTATGGGTTGTAAAGCAAGAAAAAGGTAAGGACTTACTTATTCCATATATCGAAGAAGTTGTAAAAGAAATTGATGTGGAAACAAAGAAAATCGTAATTGAACCAATGGAAGGATTGCTGGATTAA
- a CDS encoding EscU/YscU/HrcU family type III secretion system export apparatus switch protein: MTEKRNKAAALKYVAETDYAPRVSATGKGMIADEIIKKAKENNVPIIEDASLVELLAEININEVIPEELYKVVAEVFAFIYRADQNMEKRDEN, translated from the coding sequence ATGACTGAAAAACGTAATAAAGCAGCTGCACTCAAATATGTGGCGGAAACTGATTATGCTCCTAGAGTATCTGCAACTGGTAAAGGTATGATTGCGGATGAAATAATTAAGAAGGCAAAAGAAAATAATGTACCTATTATAGAAGATGCTTCACTAGTAGAGTTATTAGCAGAAATAAATATTAATGAAGTAATTCCTGAAGAGTTGTATAAAGTTGTTGCGGAAGTTTTCGCTTTTATTTACCGTGCGGATCAGAATATGGAAAAAAGGGATGAAAATTGA
- the ylqF gene encoding ribosome biogenesis GTPase YlqF: MIIQWFPGHMAKARRQVEEKLKLVDFVMELVDARAPLSSQNPMLQQVLQSKTKMIVLMKRDLADQRVTENWINYFKDKDIPAIAVDVNEKTDIKKVIQLAKSLGQEKMDKLMKKGIQPRPARAMIVGIPNVGKSTLINRLANKKVAQTGDRPGITKHQLWIKVKKDFELLDTPGILWPKFEDQMVGYRLAAIGTIKDQLLSLQDIVAFVIKYLQVHYPALLKERFNIEHDMEDMWEIFELIGKQRGALESGGNVNLDKVSEIVLQDLRAGRLGNITLESPE; the protein is encoded by the coding sequence ATGATAATACAATGGTTTCCAGGGCATATGGCAAAAGCAAGACGGCAAGTAGAGGAAAAGTTAAAGCTTGTTGATTTTGTAATGGAATTGGTTGATGCAAGAGCACCACTTTCATCACAAAACCCAATGCTACAACAAGTATTGCAAAGTAAAACTAAAATGATTGTTTTAATGAAAAGAGATTTAGCCGACCAACGCGTAACAGAGAACTGGATTAACTACTTTAAAGATAAAGATATTCCAGCGATTGCCGTGGACGTAAATGAGAAAACAGATATAAAGAAAGTTATTCAGCTAGCTAAATCTCTTGGACAGGAAAAAATGGATAAGCTGATGAAAAAAGGTATACAACCGAGACCTGCTAGAGCAATGATAGTTGGCATTCCTAATGTTGGTAAGTCAACATTAATTAATCGTTTAGCGAATAAGAAAGTTGCACAAACAGGAGATAGACCTGGTATCACAAAGCACCAATTATGGATAAAGGTAAAGAAGGATTTTGAATTACTGGACACACCAGGTATTTTATGGCCGAAATTTGAGGATCAAATGGTTGGTTATCGTTTAGCAGCAATTGGCACGATAAAAGATCAATTATTATCACTTCAAGATATTGTTGCTTTTGTAATCAAATACTTACAAGTTCATTATCCTGCACTACTTAAAGAGAGATTTAATATTGAACATGATATGGAAGATATGTGGGAGATATTTGAATTAATAGGCAAGCAAAGAGGTGCATTGGAGAGTGGCGGAAATGTTAACCTCGATAAAGTCTCAGAAATCGTACTGCAAGACCTTCGTGCAGGAAGACTCGGTAATATAACACTTGAATCACCTGAATAA
- a CDS encoding YlqD family protein, producing the protein MKIIKKVLIKQIVTEKSKEKITRKFNEQKMRLEQECQQLLFEKRKLQNKTGVSKQEITQRFQQEIDNRKEKIKLVDFKTEQLDMLEIGSEIIEKEVEALVEVTEGSHWNDIDNAAIIIKDDVVIRIDE; encoded by the coding sequence TTGAAAATAATCAAGAAGGTCCTAATCAAACAAATTGTCACAGAGAAAAGCAAAGAGAAAATTACTCGCAAATTTAACGAACAGAAAATGCGACTTGAACAAGAGTGTCAACAACTCCTCTTTGAGAAAAGAAAGTTACAAAATAAAACAGGCGTATCCAAACAAGAAATCACACAGCGATTTCAGCAGGAAATAGATAATCGTAAAGAAAAGATTAAGTTAGTTGATTTTAAGACGGAACAACTGGACATGCTTGAAATAGGCAGTGAAATTATTGAAAAAGAAGTTGAAGCTCTTGTTGAAGTAACAGAGGGATCGCATTGGAATGATATTGATAATGCAGCAATTATTATTAAAGATGATGTTGTAATTAGAATAGATGAGTAG
- the sucD gene encoding succinate--CoA ligase subunit alpha, producing the protein MGVYINKDTKVIVQGITGSTATFHTKQMLEYGTKIVGGVTPKKGGTEVEGVPVFNTLQEAVDETGATVSVIYVPAPFAADAIIEAVDAELDLVICITEHIPVLDMVKVKRYMEGKKTRLIGPNCPGVITADETKVGIMPGYIHKKGHIGVVSRSGTLTYEAVHQLTQAGYGQTSAVGIGGDPVNGTNFIDVLKAFNEDDQTEAVIMIGEIGGTAEEEAAEWVKANMNKPVVGFIGGATAPPGKRMGHAGAIISGGKGTAAEKIRVMEASGISVAETPAVMGETMIRVLEENGLAEKCKTH; encoded by the coding sequence ATGGGTGTATATATTAATAAAGATACAAAAGTAATTGTCCAAGGAATTACAGGGTCTACAGCTACATTCCATACGAAACAAATGCTAGAGTATGGCACCAAAATAGTTGGTGGCGTAACACCTAAAAAAGGTGGGACAGAAGTAGAAGGTGTCCCAGTATTTAATACTTTACAGGAAGCGGTAGATGAAACAGGTGCAACGGTTTCAGTGATTTATGTACCAGCACCATTTGCAGCAGACGCAATTATCGAAGCCGTTGATGCAGAGTTAGATCTAGTAATTTGTATTACAGAGCATATCCCAGTGTTAGATATGGTAAAAGTGAAACGTTATATGGAAGGCAAGAAAACTCGTCTTATTGGACCGAATTGCCCGGGAGTAATCACTGCTGATGAAACAAAGGTAGGAATTATGCCAGGCTACATTCATAAAAAAGGTCATATTGGCGTTGTATCGCGTTCAGGTACGTTGACATATGAAGCAGTTCATCAATTAACACAAGCAGGTTATGGCCAAACATCTGCGGTCGGTATTGGTGGGGACCCTGTAAATGGGACAAACTTTATCGATGTTTTAAAAGCATTTAATGAAGATGATCAAACAGAAGCGGTAATCATGATTGGAGAAATTGGTGGTACGGCAGAAGAAGAGGCTGCAGAATGGGTGAAAGCAAATATGAATAAACCTGTTGTTGGCTTTATTGGCGGTGCTACAGCCCCTCCAGGGAAACGAATGGGACATGCTGGTGCCATTATCTCAGGTGGGAAAGGAACGGCTGCAGAAAAGATTCGTGTGATGGAAGCTAGTGGAATTTCTGTTGCAGAAACACCTGCTGTTATGGGAGAAACAATGATAAGAGTATTAGAAGAAAATGGACTAGCAGAAAAATGTAAAACCCATTAA
- the trmD gene encoding tRNA (guanosine(37)-N1)-methyltransferase TrmD, with protein MHIDILTLFPEMFPGVFQSSILNKAREKGKYSYNLVDFREYSDNKHAKVDDYPYGGGAGMVLQPQPVFDAVEAVTSTKATKPRIILMCPQGEPYNQQKAEELAKEEHLVIICGHYEGYDERIREHLVTDEISIGDYVLTGGELGAMVVVDSVVRLLPDVLGNEQSAPMDSFSTGLLEHPHYTRPADFRGMKVPEVLLSGDHAKIETWRTKQSLKRTYERRKDLFEGLSLSPQEQQLLNEIKKQ; from the coding sequence ATGCATATTGATATTTTAACGCTTTTTCCTGAAATGTTTCCTGGAGTTTTTCAATCTTCTATATTGAATAAGGCACGTGAAAAAGGAAAATATAGTTATAATCTTGTTGACTTTAGGGAATACTCGGATAATAAACATGCAAAAGTAGACGATTATCCATATGGTGGTGGTGCAGGAATGGTATTGCAGCCACAACCCGTTTTTGATGCAGTCGAAGCAGTTACTAGCACAAAGGCAACAAAACCAAGAATCATATTAATGTGTCCGCAGGGTGAGCCTTATAACCAACAGAAAGCAGAAGAGCTGGCAAAGGAAGAGCATCTTGTAATCATTTGCGGCCATTATGAGGGTTATGATGAGCGAATTAGAGAGCATCTTGTAACAGATGAAATATCGATTGGGGACTATGTTTTAACTGGTGGAGAGCTAGGAGCAATGGTAGTTGTCGATAGCGTTGTGCGCTTACTTCCAGATGTTCTCGGTAATGAACAGTCTGCACCAATGGATTCCTTCTCCACGGGATTATTAGAACATCCACATTATACTAGACCAGCTGATTTTAGAGGGATGAAGGTTCCAGAAGTATTATTGTCGGGTGACCATGCTAAGATTGAAACTTGGCGGACAAAACAATCTTTAAAACGGACTTATGAAAGACGAAAGGATTTATTCGAGGGTCTTTCTTTGTCACCACAAGAGCAGCAGTTACTAAATGAGATTAAGAAACAATAA
- a CDS encoding ribonuclease HII codes for MGKQTISIIKNMLDNDKVNEEILEELMKDERKGVQKLIHTYEKRLAKERELEKNYLEMCHYEQSAFGKGKQFVAGIDEAGRGPLAGPVVAAAVILPHDFKLLGLNDSKQINEATREKFYSIIKKEAISYGVSIISNETIDEVNIFEATKLAMREAVNQLEPKPDHVLIDAVHLNGLPCTSESIIKGDAKSISIAAASILAKVSRDILMKEIHQKYPNYDFISNMGYGTKHHMDMLKAYGATPYHRKSFAPVRDVLTIS; via the coding sequence ATGGGGAAACAAACGATTTCAATTATAAAAAATATGCTAGATAATGATAAAGTAAATGAAGAAATACTTGAGGAATTAATGAAGGATGAACGGAAAGGTGTTCAAAAATTAATTCATACATACGAAAAACGTCTGGCAAAGGAAAGAGAACTAGAGAAGAACTATCTGGAAATGTGCCATTATGAACAGTCAGCCTTTGGAAAAGGTAAACAATTTGTAGCTGGCATTGATGAGGCAGGAAGAGGACCGCTTGCAGGACCAGTCGTTGCTGCAGCAGTTATCTTGCCACACGATTTTAAACTGCTTGGATTAAATGATTCCAAGCAAATAAATGAAGCAACAAGAGAAAAGTTTTATTCTATCATTAAAAAGGAAGCTATTAGCTATGGAGTTTCTATCATTAGCAATGAAACAATCGATGAAGTTAATATATTTGAGGCAACAAAATTAGCAATGAGAGAAGCTGTCAATCAGCTCGAACCGAAACCAGATCATGTACTAATTGATGCGGTCCATCTAAATGGTCTCCCTTGCACATCCGAGTCAATCATCAAAGGGGACGCAAAAAGTATTAGTATTGCAGCGGCAAGTATTTTAGCAAAAGTATCACGTGACATATTAATGAAAGAAATACATCAAAAATATCCAAATTATGATTTCATTTCAAATATGGGTTATGGCACAAAGCATCATATGGACATGTTAAAAGCATATGGAGCAACACCATATCATAGAAAGTCGTTTGCTCCAGTGCGGGATGTACTTACTATATCATGA
- a CDS encoding KH domain-containing protein: protein MKALIESIVTPLVDHPEDIVITESEEETKIVYHLTVHGDDVGKVIGKNGRIAKAIRTVVYATKQKSKKRIYLDIM, encoded by the coding sequence ATGAAAGCCCTAATAGAATCAATTGTCACGCCGCTTGTTGATCACCCTGAGGACATCGTAATAACGGAATCGGAAGAGGAAACAAAAATTGTTTATCATCTAACGGTTCACGGTGATGATGTTGGAAAGGTGATTGGCAAAAACGGGCGTATTGCAAAAGCGATTCGAACAGTGGTGTATGCAACAAAACAGAAAAGCAAGAAGCGTATTTATTTAGATATAATGTAA
- the rplS gene encoding 50S ribosomal protein L19: MQKLIADITKDQLRTDHPEFRAGDSVKVHVKVVEGTRERIQIFEGVVIKRQNGGISETFTVRKISYGVGVERTFPIHSPRVDKIEVTRHGVVRRAKLYYLRNLRGKAARIRERRF; encoded by the coding sequence ATGCAAAAACTTATTGCAGACATTACAAAAGATCAACTTCGCACTGATCATCCCGAGTTCCGTGCAGGGGATTCTGTAAAGGTACACGTTAAAGTTGTTGAAGGAACTCGTGAACGTATACAGATATTCGAAGGTGTTGTTATCAAACGTCAAAATGGTGGAATTAGCGAAACTTTCACAGTAAGAAAAATCTCTTACGGTGTAGGTGTTGAACGTACATTCCCAATCCATTCACCTCGAGTAGACAAAATCGAAGTTACTCGTCACGGTGTTGTACGTCGTGCGAAATTATACTATCTTCGTAATCTACGTGGAAAAGCTGCGCGTATCAGAGAACGCCGTTTCTAA
- the topA gene encoding type I DNA topoisomerase: MSEYLVIVESPAKAKTIERYLGKKYEVKASMGHIRDLPKSQMGVDVEDNFNPKYITIRGKGDVLKELRKSAKKAKKIYLAADPDREGEAIAWHLAHILNVDENSECRVVFNEITKDAIKESFKHPRSIDLDLVDAQQARRILDRLVGYNISPLLWKKVKKGLSAGRVQSVALKMILDREKEIENFKPEEYWSIEATFLNEKDSFEGSFYGLDGEKQELKTEADVQEITKKLANDKFKIEKINKRERKRNAPKPFITSSLQQEAARKLNYRARKTMMVAQQLYEGIDLGRKAGGITGLITYMRTDSTRISDTAKEEARGFILEKHGKEYLGTSAPSKNKEGAQDAHEAIRPTSVLREPSSLKEILSNDQFRLYKLIWERFLASQMSPAVMDTMTVHLVNNGVEFRATGSKIKFKGFMKIYIEGTDDNKKVEDKLLPNLTEGMVVDTKEIIPNQHFTQPPPRFTEARLVQVMEELGIGRPSTYAPTIDTIQRRGYVSIDNKRFMPTELGTIVNELVEEFFPEIINVDFTVKMEADLDSIEDGKREWVTIIDDFYQGFSKRLETAEKEMEKIEIKDEPAGIDCENCGHEMVYKMGRYGKFLACSNFPECRNTKPILKEIGVKCPTCKEGNVVERKSKKRRTFYGCDRFPECDFVSWDKPIARPCPKCDSLLVEKKSKKETQVQCTNCDYKENEQN; encoded by the coding sequence ATGTCGGAATATCTAGTAATTGTAGAATCGCCAGCAAAAGCAAAAACAATTGAACGTTATTTAGGAAAAAAATATGAAGTAAAAGCATCAATGGGTCATATACGCGACCTCCCTAAAAGTCAGATGGGTGTTGATGTTGAGGATAATTTTAATCCAAAATATATCACAATCCGTGGAAAAGGTGATGTATTAAAAGAGCTTCGGAAATCGGCAAAAAAAGCTAAAAAAATATATCTCGCAGCCGACCCCGACAGAGAGGGAGAAGCAATTGCCTGGCATTTAGCTCATATTTTAAATGTAGATGAAAATTCAGAATGTCGCGTTGTCTTTAATGAAATAACAAAGGATGCAATTAAGGAATCATTTAAACATCCTAGGTCAATTGATCTTGATTTAGTGGATGCACAACAAGCAAGACGTATTCTTGATCGATTAGTTGGCTACAACATTAGTCCGTTACTTTGGAAAAAAGTTAAAAAAGGGCTAAGTGCTGGACGTGTACAATCTGTTGCGCTTAAGATGATCTTGGATCGCGAAAAAGAAATTGAGAACTTTAAACCAGAAGAATACTGGTCAATCGAAGCAACCTTCCTCAATGAAAAAGACTCGTTTGAAGGTTCATTTTATGGCCTTGATGGGGAAAAGCAAGAATTGAAAACGGAAGCAGATGTACAGGAAATAACAAAGAAATTAGCTAATGATAAATTTAAAATTGAGAAAATTAACAAGCGGGAACGTAAACGGAATGCACCTAAACCATTCATTACATCTTCCTTACAGCAAGAGGCAGCTCGTAAATTAAACTACCGAGCAAGAAAAACAATGATGGTTGCACAGCAATTATATGAAGGAATAGACCTTGGCAGAAAAGCAGGCGGTATTACAGGACTAATTACGTACATGCGAACGGATTCAACAAGGATTTCTGATACTGCTAAAGAAGAAGCAAGGGGCTTTATTTTAGAAAAACATGGTAAGGAGTATCTTGGCACAAGTGCACCTTCAAAGAATAAAGAAGGGGCCCAGGATGCGCATGAGGCAATTCGCCCTACATCGGTATTAAGAGAACCTAGCTCGCTGAAAGAAATACTATCTAACGACCAGTTTCGATTATATAAACTAATTTGGGAACGATTCTTGGCTAGTCAAATGTCTCCTGCAGTAATGGATACAATGACCGTTCATTTGGTTAATAATGGCGTTGAATTTCGTGCAACTGGATCAAAGATTAAATTTAAAGGGTTTATGAAGATCTATATTGAAGGAACAGATGATAATAAAAAAGTAGAAGATAAGCTACTCCCTAATTTAACAGAAGGGATGGTTGTTGATACGAAAGAAATTATACCGAACCAACACTTCACACAGCCACCCCCAAGATTTACGGAAGCAAGACTCGTGCAAGTGATGGAAGAACTAGGAATTGGCAGACCATCAACCTATGCTCCAACCATTGATACGATTCAACGTAGAGGATATGTATCAATTGATAATAAACGATTTATGCCAACCGAACTCGGAACAATCGTTAATGAATTAGTGGAAGAATTTTTCCCTGAAATCATTAATGTTGATTTTACAGTAAAAATGGAAGCTGATCTAGATTCGATTGAAGATGGTAAACGAGAATGGGTTACGATAATCGATGATTTCTACCAAGGATTTAGTAAACGACTTGAAACTGCAGAAAAAGAAATGGAAAAAATTGAGATTAAAGATGAACCGGCTGGAATTGACTGTGAAAATTGCGGACATGAAATGGTTTATAAAATGGGAAGATATGGAAAATTCCTAGCTTGTTCTAATTTTCCGGAGTGTCGGAATACGAAACCAATCTTAAAGGAAATTGGGGTTAAATGTCCGACATGTAAAGAAGGAAACGTAGTAGAACGTAAATCTAAGAAACGCCGAACTTTCTACGGCTGTGACCGATTCCCTGAATGTGACTTCGTATCATGGGATAAACCAATTGCTAGACCATGTCCGAAGTGTGACTCGCTTTTAGTAGAGAAGAAAAGTAAGAAAGAAACACAAGTGCAGTGTACAAATTGTGACTATAAAGAAAACGAACAAAACTAA
- the sucC gene encoding ADP-forming succinate--CoA ligase subunit beta codes for MNIHEYQGKELLREFGVKVPNGFVAFTVDEAVEAAEKLGTNVTVVKAQIHAGGRGKAGGVKVAKSLDEVRTYANEILGKTLVTHQTGPAGKEVKRLLIEEGCDIQKEYYVGVVLDRATSRVVMMASEEGGTEIEEVAEESPEKIFKEVIDPAIGLSPYQARRLAFNINIPNELINKAVQFMTSLYQAFVEKDCSIAEINPLVTTGDGEVLALDAKLNFDDNALYRHKDIQELRDLEEEDEKEIEASKYDLSYISLEGNIGCMVNGAGLAMSTMDIIKHYGGDPANFLDVGGGATAEKVTEAFKIILSDPNVKGIFVNIFGGIMKCDVIAEGVVEATKQVGLEIPLVVRLEGTNVELGKNILKESGLNITAADSMADGAEKIVSLVK; via the coding sequence ATGAACATTCACGAATATCAAGGCAAAGAACTCTTGCGTGAGTTTGGTGTCAAGGTTCCTAATGGATTTGTTGCATTTACGGTGGACGAAGCTGTAGAAGCTGCTGAAAAATTAGGCACAAATGTAACCGTTGTAAAAGCGCAAATCCATGCAGGAGGACGCGGAAAAGCTGGTGGTGTTAAAGTCGCTAAAAGCTTGGACGAAGTTCGTACATATGCGAATGAAATATTAGGAAAGACGCTAGTAACCCATCAAACGGGTCCAGCAGGCAAAGAAGTTAAACGCTTACTTATTGAAGAAGGCTGTGACATACAAAAAGAATATTATGTGGGTGTTGTACTTGACCGCGCAACCTCTCGTGTTGTCATGATGGCTTCTGAAGAGGGTGGAACAGAGATTGAAGAAGTAGCTGAAGAGTCTCCAGAGAAAATTTTTAAGGAAGTAATTGATCCTGCTATCGGCCTCTCTCCTTATCAAGCTCGTAGACTAGCATTCAATATTAATATACCAAACGAATTAATTAATAAAGCAGTACAATTTATGACAAGTCTTTATCAAGCATTTGTCGAAAAAGATTGTTCCATTGCAGAAATTAATCCATTAGTTACAACTGGTGATGGTGAAGTTCTTGCACTTGATGCGAAGCTTAACTTTGATGATAACGCATTGTATCGTCATAAAGATATTCAAGAATTGCGCGATTTAGAAGAGGAAGATGAAAAAGAAATTGAAGCATCAAAATATGACTTAAGTTATATCTCCTTAGAAGGAAATATTGGATGTATGGTTAATGGTGCTGGTCTTGCTATGTCAACGATGGATATCATTAAACATTATGGCGGTGATCCAGCTAACTTCCTCGATGTTGGAGGCGGTGCAACAGCAGAGAAAGTAACCGAAGCATTTAAGATTATCCTTTCTGACCCTAATGTTAAAGGAATTTTTGTGAATATCTTTGGTGGAATTATGAAGTGTGATGTAATTGCAGAAGGTGTTGTCGAAGCAACAAAACAAGTAGGATTAGAAATTCCACTAGTTGTTCGTTTAGAAGGAACAAATGTAGAATTAGGGAAGAATATTTTGAAAGAATCTGGTCTTAATATAACAGCTGCAGACTCTATGGCTGATGGCGCTGAAAAAATCGTTTCTTTAGTAAAATAG
- the lepB gene encoding signal peptidase I: MAKKKNEWLDWIKALLVALGLALIIRMFLFTPIIVDGPSMQPTLHDRDQMIVNKFTYRFWEPERFDIIVFHANTEKDFIKRIIGLPGEHVEMKDDVLYINGEEVAEPFLQDQKDEMESYEILTNDFTLENLPGEYEVIPEEHVLVLGDNRRNSTDSRVLGVIPMDQVVGKTELIYWPFDRLQIVGE, from the coding sequence ATGGCTAAGAAAAAAAATGAATGGTTAGACTGGATAAAGGCTTTATTAGTTGCACTTGGGTTGGCACTTATAATTCGGATGTTTTTATTTACGCCAATCATTGTTGATGGTCCATCCATGCAGCCGACGTTACATGATCGTGATCAGATGATTGTAAATAAATTTACGTATCGATTCTGGGAACCGGAGCGTTTTGATATTATCGTCTTTCATGCTAATACAGAGAAAGACTTTATTAAGCGCATTATTGGTTTACCTGGTGAGCATGTTGAAATGAAAGATGATGTATTATACATTAATGGTGAAGAAGTTGCTGAACCATTTTTACAGGATCAAAAGGACGAAATGGAGTCTTATGAAATATTAACGAATGATTTTACACTTGAGAATTTACCGGGAGAATATGAAGTTATTCCTGAGGAACATGTACTTGTTCTTGGTGATAATCGTCGTAATTCAACTGATAGCCGGGTATTAGGTGTAATTCCAATGGATCAAGTTGTTGGCAAGACAGAACTGATTTACTGGCCATTTGATCGACTACAAATAGTAGGAGAGTAG
- the rpsP gene encoding 30S ribosomal protein S16, with protein MAVKIRLKRMGSKRNPFYRIVVADSRSPRDGRSIEQIGTYNPVVNPVEVKIDEEKALDWMTKGAKPSDTVRNLFSNEGIMKKFHDSKNQK; from the coding sequence ATGGCAGTTAAAATTCGTTTAAAACGTATGGGTTCTAAAAGAAATCCATTTTATCGTATCGTTGTTGCTGATTCACGTTCTCCTCGTGACGGACGTTCTATTGAACAAATTGGAACATACAATCCAGTAGTTAATCCAGTTGAAGTTAAAATAGATGAAGAAAAAGCGCTTGATTGGATGACAAAAGGTGCAAAACCAAGTGATACAGTCCGCAATCTATTCTCAAACGAAGGCATCATGAAGAAATTCCACGACTCTAAAAACCAAAAGTAA
- the dprA gene encoding DNA-processing protein DprA translates to MNPQRKRLIHISRCRGLTRRIIRIILFQDPTLLKIYSLSPTQISEQFYLPMKNATLFFQDLHNVGIRKQLTADSTNFKTVTILDEDYPRMLNTIKDAPLVLYAIGDVSLLSFTPSLSVIGTRNPSNEAMKKVEHIVKPLVGDDWLIVSGMAKGIDSFAHQTSLKNNGKTIAVLGGGFHHVYPKQNLPLFHQIAEKGLIISEYAPNRPPAKYHFPERNRIISGLSFGTLVIEATERSGTLITVDQALDQGREVYAVPGSPIVPQTKGCHQLIQDGAKLVTDAKDIMEDWERIRNYQSTLFT, encoded by the coding sequence TTGAACCCGCAACGAAAACGGCTAATACATATTAGTAGATGTCGTGGATTAACAAGAAGAATAATCCGAATAATCCTCTTTCAAGATCCCACTTTATTAAAAATCTATTCACTATCCCCCACACAAATTAGTGAACAATTTTATTTGCCAATGAAAAATGCTACATTATTCTTTCAGGATCTTCATAATGTAGGTATACGCAAACAATTAACTGCAGATTCAACAAACTTCAAAACTGTCACAATACTTGACGAAGACTATCCTCGTATGTTAAATACAATTAAAGATGCGCCACTAGTATTATATGCAATTGGTGATGTATCATTATTGTCGTTTACACCCTCATTAAGTGTAATAGGAACTAGAAACCCATCGAATGAGGCGATGAAGAAGGTTGAGCATATCGTAAAACCATTAGTGGGGGACGACTGGTTAATTGTAAGCGGGATGGCAAAAGGAATTGATAGTTTTGCACATCAAACATCTCTTAAAAATAATGGAAAAACCATCGCAGTATTGGGAGGTGGATTTCATCATGTCTATCCCAAACAAAACCTCCCCTTGTTTCACCAAATTGCTGAAAAGGGTTTAATTATCTCGGAATACGCTCCTAATCGCCCGCCAGCTAAGTATCATTTTCCTGAAAGGAATCGTATAATAAGTGGACTTAGCTTTGGAACATTAGTAATTGAAGCAACGGAAAGAAGCGGTACATTAATTACTGTCGATCAGGCCTTGGATCAGGGTAGAGAAGTTTATGCTGTACCTGGTTCTCCAATAGTTCCTCAAACAAAGGGATGTCATCAACTGATTCAGGATGGAGCTAAGTTAGTTACAGATGCAAAGGATATAATGGAAGATTGGGAACGTATTAGAAATTATCAATCTACATTATTTACATGA